CGGGGACTATCTGGTTTATCCCAAACCGCATTATCACATGGGTATGACCACCACATATCTCCATGATGTTGACGGGTTTTTCGTATATCCTCCTTACCTCATCGGCAAGAATCCCTATATTCTCGCTACTCCTGAAGTCATTATAGATATCCATTGTCTTCTCCTTTTTTTCCGAAAGAGATGGTTATTAGAGTACAGAGTATATTAAACCCCGAGCAGAGACTGTGGGGTAATATAAACTCAATCAAACCCTCCAGCGCTTGATTTGGGCAAAAGACCGTTCCTTTCGAGGCTGTCCATAATCTCAATCATTATCCTGTTTGATACAAGCATGCCCTTATCGGTGAGATATATGCGGTCATCCAGTCGAAAAAGATAGCCGGTCCTCTCAAAATCCCCGATCAAATCTATAGAAGAAACCCCCAATGCACCCATCTTCAGCCCCTGTCTTGTCCTCAATCTCAGGAATATTTCCTCTTTCAGGGCATCCGGTTCCGTCAGGGCGGCCTCTTCCACCACCGCATTACCCCCGGTATTAACCATATCCATGTACCCCCTTATATCAGAGGTATTCCTGGACCTCCTGCCACCTATAAATGAGTGTGCCCCCGCTCCAAAGCCCAGGTAATCCTCCCTCATCCAGTACTTCATATTGTGCATGCATTCAAATCCGGTCAAGGCGTAGTTGGATATCTCATAATGGGCATATCCCCTCCCGGAGAGGAATTGCGCAACAAAATCGTAAAACCCGGCAATCTCTTCCTCCCCCGGCAATGTAACGGCATTGTCCCTGACCATACGGTAAAACGGGGTGCCATCCTCTATGGAGAGTTCATATGCAGAGATGTGCGGGGGGTTAAACTCCATGACCCCACGGAGGGTGTTCTTCAGTTCTTCCATACCCTGTCCCGGCAACCCGTATATGAGATCCAGGGAAAAGTTCCTGAACAGACGGGCTACCGAACGGAGACAATGACGGGAGTCCGACACACTGTGCACCCTGCCAAGAACCCTCAGTTCTCTTTCACACATCGACTGGACACCGATACTGACCCTGTTAATGCCTCCCCTCAGAAACCCCTGCAGGGAATCCTCATCCACAGTGCCGGGGTTCAGCTCCAGAGTGGTCTCAGCGCCATCCTGAAGACCAAACCTCTCACGGATAACCTCCAGCAACCCCGCAATATCTCCGGGGGTAAGCAAAGAGGGGGTGCCTCCCCCAAAAAAAACCGTATCCGCCGGTCCTTTGAAGGGGGAATGCCTCACCTCTGATTGAAGCGCTGAGAGGTACGAATCCTTCAGGGCCTCATCATAGTGAATTGATAAAAAGTCACAGTAGTTGCACTTTTTGATGCAGAATGGTATATGTACATATATCCCGGCAGACATCAGTTAATTATAACCGATCCGGCCTCATTCGAGATTGATATCCGACAAAACGGAACCGGTGCCCCCTGCCCGCAAAGAGAGAC
Above is a genomic segment from bacterium BMS3Abin08 containing:
- the hemN gene encoding oxygen-independent coproporphyrinogen-III oxidase 1; this encodes MSAGIYVHIPFCIKKCNYCDFLSIHYDEALKDSYLSALQSEVRHSPFKGPADTVFFGGGTPSLLTPGDIAGLLEVIRERFGLQDGAETTLELNPGTVDEDSLQGFLRGGINRVSIGVQSMCERELRVLGRVHSVSDSRHCLRSVARLFRNFSLDLIYGLPGQGMEELKNTLRGVMEFNPPHISAYELSIEDGTPFYRMVRDNAVTLPGEEEIAGFYDFVAQFLSGRGYAHYEISNYALTGFECMHNMKYWMREDYLGFGAGAHSFIGGRRSRNTSDIRGYMDMVNTGGNAVVEEAALTEPDALKEEIFLRLRTRQGLKMGALGVSSIDLIGDFERTGYLFRLDDRIYLTDKGMLVSNRIMIEIMDSLERNGLLPKSSAGGFD